From a single Prionailurus bengalensis isolate Pbe53 chromosome A1, Fcat_Pben_1.1_paternal_pri, whole genome shotgun sequence genomic region:
- the ANKRD10 gene encoding ankyrin repeat domain-containing protein 10 isoform X2, with the protein MSTAGAGAGVEAGFSSEELLSLRFPLHRACRDGDLAALCSLLQQTPRAHLAAEDSFYGWTPVHWAAHFGKLDCLIQLVRAGATLDVSTTRYAQTPAHIAAFGGHPQCLIWLIQAGASINKPDCEGETPIHKAARSGSLDCVSALVANGAHVDLRNASGLTAADIAHTQGFQECTQFLSNLQNCHLNRFYNNGTLNGGQQNIFPNHTSVGAHRKRCLEDPEPFGVKKARTEGLGAHILPTKLPVRLSRTARSCSAGCQLGGRCSRSLVLRGIRPHCWALLHTPGVVLFCHHHRRNLGSTPDALTSPLLSSVLSCVLSRIAVPCTWRLGHRSPASGGGPEDGPRVTRACACMDFCLEHRQVPPSHAVPCPSFL; encoded by the exons ATGTCGACGGCAGGAGCGGGCGCAGGCGTGGAGGCGGGCTTCTCCAGCGAGGAGCTGTTGTCGCTCCGCTTCCCGCTGCACCGCGCCTGCCGCGACGGGGACCTGGCCGCGCTCTGCTCTCTGTTGCAGCAGACGCCGCGCGCCCACCTGGCCGCCGAAGACTCTTTCTACGGTTGGACGCCCGTGCACTGGGCCGCGCACTTCGGCAAG TTGGACTGCCTGATCCAGTTGGTGAGAGCTGGGGCCACTCTGGACGTGTCCACGACGCGCTACGCACAGACCCCAGCCCACATCGCCGCTTTCGGGGGACACCCTCAGTGCCTCATCTGGTTGATCCAAGCTGGAGCCAGCATTAACAAACCG GACTGTGAGGGCGAGACCCCCATTCACAAGGCGGCCCGCTCTGGGAGCCTGGACTGCGTCAGCGCCCTGGTGGCTAACGGGGCTCACGTCGA CCTGAGGAACGCCAGTGGCCTGACTGCAGCAGACATTGCCCACACCCAGGGTTTCCAAGAGTGCACCCAGTTTCTCTCGAACCTGCAGAATTGTCATCTGAACCGTTTCTATAATAATGGCACCTTAAATGGGGGCCAGCAGAACATATTTCCTAATCATACTAGTGTGGGAGCACATCGCAAGAGATGCTTGGAAGACCCGGAACCCTTTGGAGTAAAGAAGGCTAGGACCGAAG GGTTAGGGGCTCACATTTTGCCCACCAAACTCCCCGTGCGGCTTTCCCGAACTGCCCGTTCCTGCTCAGCCGGGTGCCAGCTCGGAGGCAGATGCAGCCGGAGCCTGGTGCTTCGGGGGATACGGCCCCACTGTTGGGCTCTGCTGCACACACCCGGAGTGGTCCTGTTCTGTCACCACCACAGGAGAAATCTCGGCTCGACTCCAGATGCCCTGACTTCGCCGCTCCTCTCGAGTGTGCTCAGCTGTGTGCTGAGCCGTATCGCAGTTCCGTGCACCTGGCGCTTGGGACACCGCAGCCCTGCAAGCGGTGGTGGTCCTGAGGATGGCCCACGTGTCACTCGAGCATGTGCGTGCATGGATTTCTGTCTGGAGCACAGGCAGGTGCCTCCATCCCATGCCGTCCCCTGCCCGTCTTTCCTCTGA